The Amycolatopsis nigrescens CSC17Ta-90 genomic interval GTCAGCCGGCCTTCGGCGGCACTCGCGGTGAGCAAGGCCGACAGCAGATCGTCCGCGGGGGCGGCACGTTTGGCATCGAACAGTGTGGTGAAGTAGTTCTCGATGGCCAAGGATGCAGGCCCGATCTTGCCAGGGTCGTCGCTGGTGACGGCTTGCGTCCAGCTTCGAAACCGCGGCCGGTCGGCGCGCGGCACACCGAGCAGTTCGCAGATCACGGTCATCGGCATCAGGAACGCGAACTCGCTGATGAGATCGATCGTCCGGCCGGTGTCCAGCTCGTCGAGCAGTGCCGCGCTGATTTCTTCCACTCGCGGGCGCAGGTTCTCCACCCGGGCCGGGGTGAACTGGGCGGTGAGCAACTTCCGCTGGCGAGCGTGCTCGGGGTCATCGTTGTTCAGCATGTGCGGGTAGTTCACCCTTGAGGCCCCGCGGTCTATCCCGGCCTTTTCGAGTAGTTCTTCATAAGCGTGGGCCAGTTTTCGCCAGTCCTTGCTCAACTTCGGGTTCTTCAAGGCGTGGAGTGCGTCGTGATGTCTGGTGATGACCCATAGCGGCATGAAGCCGCCCACGTCGGTCAGATGCACCGCGGTTTCCGCGCGAAGCGCCGCGTCGACCTTGTGCGAGTCTCCCCAATAGCCGGGCTCGAACATTCTCATCGGCTGCCCCCCGATCTCGTCAATGTCAGCGGATGCTCGCGGCGACTGTTTTCAACTGCTCGGCCAAAGCTGGGGAGGCGTAGGTCTTCAGCACCTCGCGGCGGATCGGGCAGGCGTTCAAGTCCGGGCACACCAGTGGGATCAAGACGCTCAGCGTCATGGACAAGTGTGTCGGGGGTAGCGCGCCAAGGATCTCCTTGACCCCGAACGCTGCGGTCGAACTCAGCACGTCGGCAAGGAACTTCGGAAACCGCAGCCGGAGAAGCCCGTCATAGATCGGTGTCTGAGTGAGTTTGGCATAGGTGCCCGGGTCGAGTCCTTTGGACAAGTCGTCGAGGCGGATGCAGAGCTGGTGCCCGTTGCGGCGGGCCCGATAGTGGAACGGAAGCTTGTCGAGTGTACGGTCGGCCAACCGGGTGTAGAAGCCGTCCTGGTCGAACGCGTAGGTGACGGCGTCGTCGACGAAGGTCGATCGGGCTTGGCCCAGTATTTCCTTGGAGCGC includes:
- a CDS encoding cytochrome P450 family protein, whose amino-acid sequence is MFEPGYWGDSHKVDAALRAETAVHLTDVGGFMPLWVITRHHDALHALKNPKLSKDWRKLAHAYEELLEKAGIDRGASRVNYPHMLNNDDPEHARQRKLLTAQFTPARVENLRPRVEEISAALLDELDTGRTIDLISEFAFLMPMTVICELLGVPRADRPRFRSWTQAVTSDDPGKIGPASLAIENYFTTLFDAKRAAPADDLLSALLTASAAEGRLTDRELMGTVYLLFIAGHETTMNLIGNAVRLMLEDQDRWQLLRNKPELIPDAVEEVLRFDTSVRCATHRIATEPVTYGEVTIPAGAIVLISLSAANRDEAKFDRADHFDLYRDTRGHLSFGHGSHYCLGATLGRMETQIALGQLTSRFPHARLAVPAAALEHIDNTLANGFVKLPVDLR